A genomic segment from Perca flavescens isolate YP-PL-M2 chromosome 13, PFLA_1.0, whole genome shotgun sequence encodes:
- the LOC114566745 gene encoding Down syndrome cell adhesion molecule-like protein 1 homolog isoform X1: MNHCTLYCHNPFSSIYSMAPSVFREPYTVRVADQRSMRGNVAVFKCLIPAAVQEYVSVVSWERDTVSIVPGNRFSLTTFGALYISDVQKEDALSTYRCITKHKYSGETRQSNGARLSVMDPNESSPTILDSFQAGEVHAGQSIELPCIAGGYPSPTVRWLKDGRPLPSDARWTRRLTGLTISDLKQEDSGSYACEVTNSFGSKEVSGQLHVIDPLRVTLSPKNLKTGISSTLFFTCTVEGSPEYTINWYSNTEPIVPDQHISIQGQHNDTLQITAAQKFHSGAYQCFASRKGHTAQDFSIILLEDGTPRIVSSFSERVVNPGEPFSLMCGAKGAPPPSITWTLDDEPVVRDSTYKTSQYTLSDGLTVSHVNVSSPLIRDGGVYRCVARNSAGSAEYQARINVRGPPRIRPMRDITAVAGRNTYITCRVIGYPYYSIKWLKDGMQLPDNHRQVVFENGTLRLTDVQKGADEGTYLCSVLIQPQVSINQTVHVTVKVPPLIQPFDIPSTSVGKLMYIACVVSSGDMPIRITWHKDDQLIVPGSASGVAIETKEFMSSLQISKVTLKHNGNYTCIASNAAATVSWERQLIVTVPPRFVVQPNNQDCIYGKAGVLNCSVEGYPPPKVMWKHAKGVGNPQQYHPVPLTGRIQIMSNGSLLIRHVLEDDRGYYLCQASNGVGSDISKSMILTVKIPAMITSHPNTTMARKGQTKELNCTARGEQPIIIRWERGDTVIDAERNPRYSITINKKGDEVISTLKLNPAERGDSVFFSCHAINSYGEGRGLIQLTVQEPPDPPELEVREVKDRSMNLRWIQRFDGNSIITSYDIEYKNKSDSWDHMYTTRNISPTNNQANIVELHPACVYSIRMYSYNKIGRSLPSKELTISTEEAPPDGPPMDVILQPMTSQSIRVTWRAPKKELQNGVIRGYQIGYRENGPGSNGQYSIVEMKATGDSEVYTLDNLKKYAQYGVVVQAFNRAGTGPSSTEINATTLEDVPSEPPQNVRAISVTSDEAVITWSEPPRLTLHGVLKGYRVVFWSLFPDGGGCCGGQAQWPMQKWGEMQNITTTREQVELRGLEKFTNYSVQVLAYTQAGDGVRSNVLYIQTREDLPGPPAGIKAVPSSPSSVVVSWLPPHKPNGVIRKYTIYCSSPGSGQPAPSEYEANPEMLFYRITHLTRGKQYHIWSAAVTTAGRGNISSKVTVEPAGKVPAKILSFGGTVTTPWMKEVRLPCSSVGEPAPTIKWTKDSEDSAIPVTADSQRQILSNGTLVLRSVKAEDSGYYTCTATNTLGFDTIIVNLVVQVPPDQPRLTVSTTSTSSITLAWIPGDNGGSSIRGFVLQYSVDNTEEWRDVFISSSERSFRLDNLRCGTWYKVKLAAKNSVGSGRISEIIEAKTHGREPVFNKDQPLLTHINSTHAGLNLQGWTSGGCPITDMMLDFRPKGTWAWQSLKANSTTQLFLSELREATWYELKMKACNSAGCGNQSSQFATTDYDGSTIPPIKSARGEGDDVKKLFSIGSPVILVTLGVALLFIIRKKRKEKRLKRLRDAKSLAEMLISKNNRSIDTPVKGPPQGPRLHIDIPRVQLLIEDKEGIKQIGEDKAAVPVTDTEFSQSVNPQNFCTGVSLHHQALIQNSGPLIDMSDIRPGTNPVSRKSIKSAHSSRNRYSSQWTLSRPSQSQSTASARTLTSDWRTMGSHGITATESDSYSASLSQDTDKGRNSMVSTESASSTYEELARAYEHAKLEEHLQHAKFTITECFISDSSSDQMTTGTNDPADSMTSLSTPSEPGICRFTASPPKPQDYDRGKNVAVPIPHRANKSEFCNLPLYMKTDPFFRKQGELHDPCPAVPPREASIRSLTQRAYHTQGRHKTLDPAKQQVLTLGHSGLSSLGASSGTATLPQRTLTMPSSNTAATASTSSTSSNPTNSNKVGGSRDSLLESSSSALGRLQKQSVGAYSKSYTLV; the protein is encoded by the exons GTAACAGGTTCTCGCTGACCACCTTTGGGGCTCTTTACATCTCTGATGTTCAGAAGGAGGATGCCCTCTCCACATACCGGTGCATCACCAAACATAAGTACAGCGGCGAGACGCGCCAAAGCAACGGAGCGAGGCTCTCTGTGATGG ACCCCAACGAGTCCTCACCCACCATCCTGGACAGTTTCCAAGCAGGGGAGGTGCACGCAGGCCAGAGTATTGAGCTCCCCTGCATAGCGGGAGGGTACCCCAGCCCCACCGTGCGTTGGCTAAAAGATGGTCGCCCGCTGCCCTCAGATGCCCGCTGGACACGGCGTTTGACAGGGCTGACGATCAGTGACCTGAAGCAGGAAGACAGCGGCAGCTACGCGTGCGAAGTCACCAACAGTTTTGGCTCAAAGGAGGTGTCTGGACAGCTTCACGTTATAG ATCCACTACGAGTGACCTTGTCCCCTAAGAATCTGAAAACTGGCATCAGCAGCAcactgttcttcacctgcactgTGGAGGGCTCTCCAGAATACACCATCAACTGGTACAGCAACACAGAGCCCATCGTCCCCGACCAGCACATCTCCATCCAGGGACAACACAACGACACCTTGCAGATCACTGCAGCACAGAAGTTCCACTCTGGGGCCTACCAATGCTTCGCCTCCCGAAAGGGCCACACTGCTCAGGACTTTTCCATTATTCTGCTAGAGG ATGGAACTCCTCGTATTGTGTCTTCCTTCAGCGAGCGGGTGGTGAACCCCGGCGAGCCTTTCTCCCTCATGTGTGGGGCCAAAGGAGCCCCGCCCCCCTCCATCACCTGGACGCTGGACGACGAGCCCGTGGTCCGAGACTCCACCTATAAGACCAGCCAGTACACCCTGTCAGACGGCTTGACCGTGTCACACGTCAACGTCAGCAGCCCGCTCATTCGAGATGGGGGAGTGTATCGTTGCGTCGCACGCAACTCGGCCGGTAGCGCCGAGTACCAAGCGCGCATAAACGTAAGAG GTCCACCCCGAATCAGACCCATGCGGGACATCACCGCAGTGGCGGGCAGGAACACCTACATAACGTGCCGTGTAATTGGCTACCCGTATTACTCCATCAAGTGGCTGAAGGACGGCATGCAGCTGCCTGATAATCATCGTCAAGTGGTGTTTGAGAATGGCACCCTGAGGCTGACAGACGTGCAGAAGGGCGCGGACGAGGGCACCTACTTGTGTAGCGTCCTGATCCAGCCCCAGGTGTCAATCAACCAGACCGttcatgtcactgtcaaag TGCCGCCGCTCATCCAGCCCTTCGATATCCCCTCTACCTCAGTGGGGAAGCTCATGTACATCGCCTGTGTGGTGTCATCTGGGGACATGCCCATACGCATCACCTGGCACAAAGACGACCAGCTCATCGTGCCAGGCTCCGCCTCTGGCGTCGCAATAGAGACCAAAGAGTTCATGAGCTCCCTGCAAATATCCAAGGTGACACTGAAGCACAACGGAAACTACACCTGCATTGCCAGCAACGCTGCCGCCACTGTCAGCTGGGAAAGACAGTTGATTGTTACTG TGCCACCACGTTTCGTGGTGCAGCCCAACAATCAAGATTGTATCTATGGCAAAGCTGGCGTTCTCAACTGCTCTGTGGAGGGTTACCCACCTCCAAAAGTCATGTGGAAACACGCCAAAG GTGTAGGAAACCCTCAGCAGTACCACCCAGTCCCTCTCACTGGCCGTATCCAGATCATGTCAAATGGCTCTCTGCTCATCCGACACGTGCTTGAAGACGACCGAGGGTACTACCTCTGTCAGGCCTCCAACGGAGTGGGCTCAGACATCAGTAAGAGCATGATCCTCACTGTCAAGA TTCCTGCCATGATCACCAGCCACCCCAACACCACCATGGCGAGGAAGGGCCAGACCAAGGAGCTGAACTGCACAGCGCGGGGCGAGCAGCCCATCATCATCCGCTGGGAGAGAGGAGACACCGTCATCGATGCTGAAAGAAACCCCCGTTACTCCATAACCATCAACAAGAAGGGGGACGAAGTCATCTCTACTCTTAAG CTGAACCCAGCCGAGCGAGGAGATTCTGTCTTCTTCTCCTGCCACGCCATCAACTCCTATGGAGAGGGTCGAGGGCTCATCCAACTTACTGTGCAAG aacCACCAGATCCCCCTGAACTGGAAGTAAGGGAGGTGAAGGACAGGAGCATGAACCTGCGCTGGATCCAAAGGTTTGATGGAAACAGCATCATTACAAGCTATGACATCGAGTACAAGAACAAGTCAG ACTCCTGGGATCACATGTATACAACCAGAAACATCTCACCCACCAACAACCAGGCCAACATTGTAGAGTTGCACCCAGCTTGTGTTTACAGCATTCGAATGTACTCCTACAACAAGATAGGCCGCAGCCTTCCCAGCAAAGAGCTCACAATCAGTACTGAGGAAGCAC CGCCTGACGGGCCACCGATGGATGTAATCCTCCAACCGATGACATCTCAGAGCATACGGGTTACATGGAGG GCTCCTAAGAAGGAGCTACAGAATGGGGTGATCCGAGGCTACCAGATCGGTTACAGAGAGAATGGTCCAGGCAGCAACGGCCAGTACAGCATAGTGGAGATGAAAGCTACAGGGGACAGTGAAGTGTACACCTTGGACAACCTAAAGAAGTATGCCCAGTACGGGGTAGTGGTCCAGGCCTTCAACAGAGCCGGGACGGGTCCATCCAGTACTGAGATCAACGCCACCACGTTGGAAGATG TGCCCAGTGAGCCTCCGCAGAACGTGCGAGCCATCTCTGTGACGTCGGACGAGGCGGTGATCACGTGGTCAGAGCCTCCACGGCTGACGCTGCACGGTGTGCTGAAAGGCTACCGGGTTGTGTTTTGGTCCCTCTTCCCTGACGGAGGTGGGTGCTGTGGGGGCCAGGCCCAGTGGCCAATGCAGA AATGGGGAGAGATGCAGAATATCACCACCACACGTGAACAGGTGGAGCTGCGAGGGCTGGAGAAGTTCACCAACTACAGTGTACAGGTGCTGGCCTACACACAAGCTGGAGACGGGGTCCGTAGTAATGTCCTGTATATCCAAACCCGCGAGGACC TTCCTGGTCCACCGGCTGGCATCAAGGCAGTTCCCTCCTCTCCGAGTAGTGTGGTTGTATCCTGGTTGCCTCCTCACAAACCAAACGGTGTTATCCGCAAGTACACCATCTACTGCTCCAGTCCGGGGTCTGGGCAGCCG GCCCCCAGTGAGTACGAGGCCAACCCAGAGATGCTCTTCTATCGTATCACGCAccttacccgtggtaaacaatACCACATCTGGTCTGCAGCCGTGACAACTGCCGGCCGAGGCAACATCAGCTCAAAGGTCACAGTGGAGCCTGCTGGGAAAG tccCAGCTAAGATCCTGTCCTTTGGGGGCACGGTGACCACACCCTGGATGAAGGAAGTGCGTCTGCCCTGCAGCTCAGTGGGAGAACCTGCCCCCACAATTAAATGGACCAAAGACAG CGAGGACTCCGCCATTCCGGTGACAGCTGATAGTCAACGGCAGATCTTATCCAACGGCACACTGGTGCTACGTTCAGTCAAAGCAGAGGATTCTGGGTACTACACCTGCACGGCCACTAACACCCTGGGCTTTGACACCATTATAGTCAATCTAGTGGTGCAAG TTCCTCCTGATCAGCCTCGTCTGACCGTCTCCACTACCTCAACCTCTTCTATCACCCTGGCTTGGATCCCCGGGGACAATGGGGGAAGCTCCATCAGAG GATTTGTGCTGCAGTATTCTGTGGATAACACAGAGGAATGGAGGGATGTGTTCATCAGCTCCAGTGAGCGTTCCTTCAGGCTGGACAATCTGCGCTGTGGAACCTGGTACAAGGTCAAGCTGGCCGCCAAGAACAGCGTGGGCTCAGGGCGCATCAGTGAGATCATTGAGGCTAAGACACATGGAAGAG AACCAGTGTTCAATAAGGATCAGCCGCTGCTCACCCACATCAACTCCACTCATGCCGGGCTCAACCTGCAGGGCTGGACCAGCGGCGGCTGCCCCATCACTGACATGATGCTGGACTTTAGGCCCAAGGGTACCTGGGCGTGGCAGAGTCTCAAAGCCAACTCCACCACTCAGCTCTTCCTCAGTGAGCTGCGTGAGGCCACCTGGTACGAGCTCAAAATGAAGGCATGCAACAGTGCTGGGTGTGGCAACCAGAGCTCACAGTTTGCCACCACCGACTATGATGGCA GTACAATTCCTCCCATTAAATCAGCTCGTGGAGAAGGGGATGATGTGAAGAAGCTGTTCTCCATCGGCTCCCCCGTCATCCTGGTTACTCTTGGTGTTGCTTTGCTCTTCATTATCCGCAAGAAACGCAAGGAGAAGAGGCTTAAACGACTTAgag ATGCTAAGAGCCTCGCAGAGATGCTTATCAG cAAGAACAATCGCAGTATAGACACTCCAGTAAAGGGCCCTCCTCAAGGACCAAGGCTCCACATTGACATCCCACGTGTTCAGCTACTCATTGAGGACAAGGAAGGCATCAAACAGATAG GGGAGGACAAGGCTGCAGTGCCAGTGACAGACACTGAGTTTAGCCAATCAGTGAATCCGCAGAACTTCTGTACAGGCGTGTCTCTGCACCACCAGGCCCTTATCCAGAACTCGGGGCCTTTGATTGACATGTCAGACATCCGCCCAGGCACCA ACCCCGTGTCCAGGAAGAGTATAAAATCAGCCCACAGCTCCAGGAACAGATATTCCAGCCAGTGGACACTGAGCCGACCGAGTCAGAGCCAGTCGACGGCCTCGGCGCGAACTCTGACCTCAGACTGGCGGACGATGGGCTCTCACGGCATCACTGCCACGGAGAGTGACAGCTACAGCGCCAGCCTCTCGCAAGACACAG ATAAGGGTCGCAACAGCATGGTGTCGACAGAGAGCGCCTCGTCCACCTATGAGGAGCTGGCGAGGGCCTACGAGCACGCCAAGCTGGAGGAGCACCTGCAGCATGCCAAGTTCACCATTACAGAGTGTTTCATCTCCGATAGCTCATCTGACCAAATGACCACAGGTACCAATGACCCGGCAGACAGCATGACCTCCCTCAGCACGCCGTCTGAACCAGGCATCTGCCGCTTCACTGCCTCACCGCCCAAACCACAGGACTACGACCGTGGTAAAAACGTGGCTGTGCCCATTCCCCACCGCGCTAACAAAA gTGAATTCTGCAACCTTCCCCTCTACATGAAGACAGACCCATTCTTCCGCAAACAAGGGGAGCTGCATGACCCGTGCCCAGCTGTGCCACCGCGGGAAGCCTCAATCCGCAGCCTGACGCAGCGGGCGTATCACACCCAGGGCCGTCACAAGACTCTAGACCCTGCCAAGCAGCAGGTCCTGACGCTGGGCCATTCTGGGCTGAGCAGCTTGGGTGCGAGCTCGGGCACTGCCACCTTGCCCCAAAGGACTCTCACCATGCCCAGCTCCAACACTGCAGCAACAGCTTCCACTTCCAGCACGAGCAGCAACCCCACCAACAGTAACAAGGTGGGGGGCTCCAGAGACTCGCTGCTAGAGAGCAGCTCCTCTGCACTGGGCAGACTGCAGAAACAGAGTGTGGGGGCCTACTCCAAGTCATACACACTGGTGTAG